A region of the Acidobacteriota bacterium genome:
CTTCGTGCCCAGCTTTTTCGTCGCCATCGTCGCCATATGAGTCGTCCCCTTCGCGTTTTCGAGTTGCGCTGCGGGGGTGCAGCCGCCATCGCCCTTTATTGGGAAGCAATAACTCTGCCAGCTCATCGCCTTCCGGAAGAAAGATCTAACATGCTGTTTAACAAAGCGTTATAGTACTGAGACAGCGAGCCGGCGCGCGGTGGCGGGGAATAACACGGCGATTCTGACCCATTTCGCCTTGTATTCTAGGCCACGATGGCCGAGAATAGCCCTGGTCGCATCACCGCGACACCCCTTGGCGGAGTAGCCTGACCATGGCCACTGCCCCTCCCAGCTTCCCTGTCTCCCCCCAGCGCCGCGCCATCGTCGCTGTCCAAAATCCTTCGGAAGCGTCACGTATCCGCCAGGGCTGTCCCGACCTCTGCCCCCACCTGCGAACAGCGACCGATCTCGAGGCCATCCTCGGCGAAATCGAGATCGAGCCCTGCGACGTGCTGCTGGTGGACTACGGCCTCCTCGGCCCCCAACCCGAAGAAGCACTCGTTCGGCTACGCCGCCCCCCCGACCCCCCCATCATCATCGTCATCGCTCCCCCGGGCGACCCGTCTCCGGCCTACACCCTTCTCGAAGCCGGGGCCCACGATGTGGTGCACAGCCCCGCTCATCCCCTCGAACTGCGCCTGAGGGTGGGTCGCCTGCTCGAGGCCCGGGACCTGGGGGCGCACCTGGCGAGTCTCGAAGACGCCATCACCGAGCGCTCCCGCCGCTCATTCAAGGCCCGCACGGTGGTCGCCCACTCGGCGGCCATGCGCAAGCTCCAGGAGACCCTGGACAGGGTGGCGCGGCTGAGGACCACGGTGTTGATCAGGGGGGAGAGCGGGGTAGGCAAGGAACTCGTCTCCCGCAGTCTGCATTTCCGTTCACCGCGGGCCCAGGCTCCCTTCGTCGCCATCAATTGCGCCGCGCTGCCGCCGCACCTGATCGAAACCGAGCTCTTCGGTCATGAGCGAGGCGCGTTCACCGGCGCGGTCAGCCGTCGGGCCGGCAAGTTCGAACTGGCCCACTCCGGGACCCTTTTCCTCGACGAGATCGGTGAGACCGACGTGGCGACCCAGGCCAAGCTGCTGCGGGTGATCGAAACCCAGGAGTTCATGCGAGTCGGTGGATCGCGCACCCTCAGGGTGGACGTGCGCCTGGTCGCCGCCACCAACGCGGATCTCGAGCGGATGGTGCGCGAAGGCCGCTTTCGCGAAGACCTCTACTACCGCCTCAAAGTCGTGACTCTTGAAGTACCGCCTCTCCGCCAACGCCGCGAGGACATCCCGGAACTGGTCACTACGACTCTCGAGGAACTCTGCCGAACCAACCACCTCCGACTGCGCCGCATCACGGACAAAGCCCTGGACACCCTTCGTCGCTACCCATGGCCAG
Encoded here:
- a CDS encoding sigma-54 dependent transcriptional regulator encodes the protein MATAPPSFPVSPQRRAIVAVQNPSEASRIRQGCPDLCPHLRTATDLEAILGEIEIEPCDVLLVDYGLLGPQPEEALVRLRRPPDPPIIIVIAPPGDPSPAYTLLEAGAHDVVHSPAHPLELRLRVGRLLEARDLGAHLASLEDAITERSRRSFKARTVVAHSAAMRKLQETLDRVARLRTTVLIRGESGVGKELVSRSLHFRSPRAQAPFVAINCAALPPHLIETELFGHERGAFTGAVSRRAGKFELAHSGTLFLDEIGETDVATQAKLLRVIETQEFMRVGGSRTLRVDVRLVAATNADLERMVREGRFREDLYYRLKVVTLEVPPLRQRREDIPELVTTTLEELCRTNHLRLRRITDKALDTLRRYPWPGNVRELINTLEAVVVSTAAETIDVEHLPAAIRGGLSPAVPLRDMAGRSLRDIEAEAIRATLSATGGSRTRAAEMLGISVRTLRRRIRELGLQQLMPPRPGRPRRSAPGSPEETKSPVE